One Halalkalicoccus tibetensis genomic region harbors:
- a CDS encoding ABC transporter ATP-binding protein has protein sequence MLAIEDLHASYESTPVLRGVDLEVGEGEVVGVIGKNGAGKTTLMKSVIGLLEPDSGTVRFDGRDVTAEPADARARGGMGYIPQGRDVFPSLTVAENLRMGESINEDGEARYDAVYDYFPILEERRDQTAGTMSGGQQQMLAVGRALVGDPDLLLLDEPSEGVQPSIVSEMSGTIRRISDELGTTVLFVEQNLSVIDALAERCYVMEKGRVVEELSSVERDAVASHLAV, from the coding sequence ATGCTCGCGATCGAGGACCTCCACGCCTCCTACGAGTCGACGCCGGTCCTTCGCGGGGTCGACCTGGAGGTCGGGGAAGGCGAGGTCGTGGGCGTGATCGGGAAGAACGGCGCGGGCAAGACGACGCTGATGAAGAGCGTCATCGGCCTTCTGGAGCCCGACTCGGGGACGGTCCGGTTCGACGGCCGGGACGTCACCGCCGAGCCCGCCGACGCCCGTGCCCGCGGCGGCATGGGCTACATCCCACAGGGACGGGACGTCTTTCCCTCCCTGACCGTCGCGGAGAACCTCCGGATGGGCGAGTCGATCAACGAGGACGGCGAGGCGCGCTACGACGCGGTCTACGACTACTTCCCGATCCTCGAGGAGCGCCGCGACCAGACGGCCGGGACGATGAGCGGCGGCCAACAGCAGATGCTCGCGGTCGGCCGGGCGCTCGTGGGCGATCCCGACCTCCTGTTGCTCGACGAGCCCAGCGAGGGGGTCCAGCCCTCGATCGTCTCCGAGATGAGCGGGACGATCAGGCGGATCAGCGACGAGCTGGGAACGACCGTGCTGTTCGTCGAGCAGAACCTCTCGGTGATCGACGCGCTCGCGGAGCGCTGTTACGTCATGGAGAAGGGCCGCGTCGTCGAGGAGCTCTCGAGCGTCGAGCGCGACGCGGTCGCCTCGCACCTCGCCGTGTAG
- a CDS encoding ZIP family metal transporter, whose translation MWLLDGAPLVFVVGLVTGLATGLGVLPFFLVEEIPDRWLVALWGLAAGIMLSASVFGLLAEGLAEGSVLLVSLGLCLGAALVYAADRLIGGYEFTPAMGSAVDYRTAALTVGVLTVHSVPEGIAVGVAFTEMAETAENVAIAGIEMPELAAFMAVAISVLNVPEGLALAIPLVSLGVRRTKIVGWAIVSGLPQPIGAVLAYYFVNALEGLLPVAFGFAAGALLYLLATEFVPAGLEHGAALAGRGRSELGGGFGLGFVATTAMVVALGV comes from the coding sequence ATGTGGCTCCTCGACGGGGCACCGCTCGTGTTCGTGGTCGGCCTCGTGACCGGGCTCGCGACCGGGCTCGGCGTGCTCCCCTTCTTCCTGGTCGAGGAGATCCCCGATCGGTGGCTCGTCGCCCTCTGGGGGCTCGCCGCGGGCATCATGCTTTCTGCCTCCGTCTTCGGGCTGCTCGCCGAGGGGCTCGCGGAGGGCTCCGTACTGCTGGTCTCGCTGGGACTCTGTCTCGGGGCCGCGCTGGTGTACGCCGCCGACCGGCTGATCGGGGGCTACGAGTTCACACCCGCGATGGGGTCGGCGGTCGACTACCGAACGGCGGCGCTCACGGTCGGCGTCCTGACGGTTCACAGCGTTCCGGAGGGGATCGCCGTCGGCGTCGCGTTCACCGAGATGGCAGAGACGGCCGAGAACGTCGCTATCGCCGGCATCGAGATGCCCGAGCTGGCGGCGTTCATGGCGGTCGCGATCTCGGTCCTGAACGTTCCCGAGGGGCTCGCGCTCGCGATCCCGCTGGTCTCGCTCGGGGTTCGTCGCACGAAGATCGTCGGCTGGGCGATCGTCTCGGGACTCCCACAGCCGATCGGCGCGGTCCTCGCGTACTACTTCGTCAACGCCCTGGAGGGGCTGTTGCCGGTCGCGTTCGGGTTCGCGGCGGGCGCGCTGTTGTATCTGCTGGCGACCGAGTTCGTCCCCGCCGGGCTCGAACACGGCGCGGCGCTCGCCGGACGGGGCCGAAGCGAGCTCGGCGGCGGGTTCGGGCTCGGGTTCGTCGCGACGACGGCGATGGTCGTCGCGCTGGGCGTCTGA
- a CDS encoding HpcH/HpaI aldolase family protein, giving the protein MTSDTTDGDRVRGNELRATVEDGGVALGVLDDLYSPEMVEIYGGLGFDFVWHDLEHGGPSPRDADALAGLLRAADLAGTELLVRVPSPDPATIRKALDAGVRNLFVSHVESAEEVRRAVEAARFEYDGAPGKRGFANPRASRWGRTEDYAASEDRETMIGVTVEEPAAVEQIEEILAVPELGFVFLGPLDLAVAMGHPGEPDHPEVQEAVETVVSAAREADVAIGGLGFGEEDVEEKIDAGYQILHTGSTTGAAAGALESWPEEFGDC; this is encoded by the coding sequence ATGACTTCCGACACGACCGACGGCGACCGGGTACGGGGCAACGAACTGCGCGCGACCGTCGAGGACGGCGGGGTCGCGCTGGGGGTGCTCGACGACCTCTACAGTCCGGAGATGGTCGAGATCTACGGCGGGCTGGGCTTCGACTTCGTCTGGCACGACCTCGAGCACGGCGGCCCGTCGCCGCGCGACGCCGACGCGCTGGCGGGGCTGCTCCGCGCGGCCGACCTCGCCGGTACCGAACTCCTCGTCCGGGTTCCCTCGCCCGACCCGGCGACGATCCGCAAGGCGCTCGACGCCGGGGTCAGGAACCTGTTCGTCTCGCACGTCGAGTCCGCAGAGGAGGTCCGGCGGGCGGTCGAGGCCGCCCGCTTCGAGTACGACGGCGCGCCCGGGAAGCGGGGCTTCGCGAACCCGCGGGCGAGTCGCTGGGGCCGTACCGAGGACTACGCCGCGAGCGAGGACCGCGAGACGATGATCGGCGTGACGGTCGAGGAGCCGGCGGCCGTCGAGCAAATAGAGGAGATCCTCGCGGTCCCCGAGCTGGGCTTCGTCTTCCTCGGGCCGCTCGATCTGGCGGTGGCGATGGGCCATCCGGGCGAACCCGATCACCCCGAGGTCCAGGAGGCCGTCGAGACGGTCGTGTCGGCCGCCCGTGAGGCCGACGTGGCGATCGGCGGGCTGGGCTTCGGCGAGGAGGACGTCGAGGAGAAGATCGACGCGGGCTATCAGATCCTCCATACGGGTTCGACGACCGGCGCCGCGGCGGGCGCGCTCGAGTCCTGGCCCGAGGAGTTCGGGGATTGCTGA
- the thsA gene encoding thermosome subunit alpha, with the protein MGNQPLIVMSDDSQRTSGRDAQSMNISAGKAVAEAVRTTLGPKGMDKMLVDSSGGVVVTNDGVTILKEMDIEHPAANMIVEVAQTQEDEVGDGTTSAVVVAGELLKQAEELLDQDIHATTLAQGYRQAAERAKEVLDDIAIEVDADDTEVLTQIASTAMTGKGAENARDVLAELVVDAVRAVADEDGIDTENVKVEKVVGGATSESELIEGVIVDKERVHDNMPYFAEDANVALLDGALEVKETEIDAEVNVTDPDQLQQFLDQEEQQLEEMVQQIKSVGADVVFVGSGIDDMAQHFLAQEGIIAVRRAKDSDLSRLARSTGGSVVSSVDDLDEDDLGYAGSVAQKDIGGDQRIFVEDVEDAKSVTLVLRGGTEHVVDEVERAIEDSMGVVRVTLEDGEVLPGGGAPEIELALALRDFADSVGGREQLAVEAFADALEVNPRTLAENAGLDSIDSLVELRSQHDGGAQGAGLDAYTGDVIDMEEEGVVEPRRVKTQAIESATEAAVMILRIDDVIAAGDLSGGQVDADDGGDDMDMPPGGGGMGGGMGGMGGMGGMGGAM; encoded by the coding sequence ATGGGTAACCAGCCCCTCATCGTGATGTCGGACGACAGTCAGCGGACGTCCGGGCGGGACGCACAGTCGATGAACATCTCGGCCGGGAAGGCGGTCGCCGAGGCCGTACGGACCACCCTCGGCCCGAAGGGGATGGACAAGATGCTCGTCGACTCCTCGGGCGGCGTCGTCGTCACGAACGACGGCGTGACCATCCTGAAGGAGATGGACATCGAGCACCCCGCCGCGAACATGATCGTCGAGGTCGCCCAGACCCAGGAGGACGAGGTCGGCGACGGGACCACCTCGGCGGTCGTCGTCGCGGGCGAGCTCCTCAAGCAGGCCGAGGAGCTGCTCGATCAGGACATCCACGCGACCACGCTCGCCCAGGGCTACCGACAGGCCGCGGAGCGAGCCAAGGAGGTCCTCGACGACATCGCGATCGAGGTCGATGCCGACGACACCGAGGTCCTGACCCAGATCGCCTCGACCGCGATGACGGGCAAGGGCGCGGAGAACGCCCGCGACGTGCTCGCCGAGCTCGTCGTCGACGCCGTTCGCGCGGTCGCCGACGAGGACGGGATCGACACCGAGAACGTCAAGGTCGAGAAGGTCGTCGGCGGGGCGACCAGCGAGTCCGAGCTGATCGAGGGCGTCATCGTGGACAAGGAGCGCGTCCACGACAACATGCCCTACTTCGCCGAGGACGCCAACGTCGCGCTGCTCGACGGCGCACTGGAGGTCAAGGAGACCGAGATCGACGCCGAGGTCAACGTCACCGATCCCGACCAGCTCCAGCAGTTCCTCGACCAGGAGGAACAGCAGCTCGAGGAAATGGTCCAGCAGATCAAGTCGGTTGGCGCCGACGTCGTCTTCGTCGGCAGCGGCATCGACGACATGGCCCAGCACTTCCTCGCACAGGAGGGCATCATCGCCGTCCGACGCGCGAAGGACTCCGATCTCTCGCGGCTCGCCCGCTCGACGGGCGGCAGCGTCGTCTCGAGCGTCGACGACCTCGACGAGGACGACCTGGGCTACGCCGGCTCGGTCGCCCAGAAGGACATCGGCGGCGACCAGCGCATCTTCGTCGAGGACGTCGAGGACGCAAAGAGCGTCACCCTCGTCCTGCGCGGCGGCACCGAGCACGTCGTCGACGAGGTCGAGCGCGCCATCGAGGACTCGATGGGCGTCGTGCGCGTGACTCTCGAGGACGGCGAGGTGCTGCCCGGCGGCGGCGCCCCCGAGATCGAGCTCGCGCTCGCGCTGCGTGACTTCGCCGACTCGGTCGGCGGCCGCGAGCAGCTCGCCGTCGAGGCGTTCGCCGACGCGCTCGAGGTCAACCCGCGCACGCTCGCGGAGAACGCGGGCCTCGATTCGATCGACTCGCTGGTCGAGCTGCGCAGCCAGCACGACGGCGGCGCACAGGGCGCCGGGCTGGACGCCTACACCGGCGACGTCATCGACATGGAAGAGGAGGGCGTCGTCGAGCCGCGACGCGTCAAGACCCAGGCCATCGAGAGCGCCACCGAGGCCGCGGTCATGATCCTCCGGATCGACGACGTGATCGCCGCGGGCGACCTCTCGGGCGGCCAGGTCGACGCCGACGACGGCGGCGACGACATGGACATGCCGCCGGGCGGCGGCGGTATGGGCGGCGGCATGGGTGGCATGGGCGGTATGGGCGGCATGGGCGGCGCTATGTGA
- the glnA gene encoding type I glutamate--ammonia ligase — MANGNITSEEQSVLQQIEEEDVKFLRLQFTDITGTVKNVAVPASQAEKAFEEGIWFDGSSIEGFVRIQESDMRLEPDPETFAVLPWRSNSDYASARLICDVAHTDGTPFAGGPRQVLKSVLERVEEMGYTVSIGPEPEFFLFKTDEEGNATTIPHDKGGYFDLAPKDLASDVRKEIIFTLEDMGFEIEASHHEVAEGQHEINFKYDDALGAADNIATFRSVVRAVAAQNDLHATFMPKPIAEINGSGMHSHISLFDEDGNAFADDSDEFNLSELAYKFMGGILNHAEAFAAVTNPTVNSYKRLVPGYEAPVYVAWSDTNRSALVRVPDAAGTSARFEIRNPDPSCNPYLALAAVIGAGLHGIETDADPGEPVREDIYEFDDEKREEYGITTLPPNLDRAADALENDEVITEALGEHVTEKFLQAKRANYADYKTHVSSWETERYLEKF; from the coding sequence ATGGCAAACGGAAACATTACATCCGAGGAGCAGTCGGTACTGCAGCAGATCGAGGAAGAGGACGTCAAGTTCCTCCGCCTGCAGTTCACCGACATCACCGGTACGGTCAAGAACGTCGCAGTCCCGGCCAGTCAGGCCGAGAAGGCCTTCGAGGAGGGGATCTGGTTCGACGGGTCGTCGATCGAGGGGTTCGTCCGCATCCAGGAGTCGGACATGCGCCTGGAGCCCGACCCGGAGACGTTCGCGGTGCTGCCCTGGCGTTCGAACAGCGACTACGCGAGCGCACGCCTGATCTGTGACGTCGCTCACACCGACGGCACGCCCTTCGCGGGCGGCCCGCGGCAGGTGCTGAAGAGCGTCCTCGAGCGCGTCGAGGAGATGGGCTATACGGTCTCGATCGGCCCCGAGCCCGAGTTCTTCCTCTTCAAGACCGACGAGGAGGGCAACGCGACGACGATCCCCCACGACAAGGGCGGCTACTTCGATCTGGCGCCCAAGGACCTCGCGAGCGACGTCCGCAAGGAGATCATCTTCACCCTCGAGGACATGGGCTTCGAGATCGAGGCCAGCCACCACGAGGTCGCCGAGGGTCAACACGAGATCAACTTCAAGTACGACGACGCGCTGGGCGCCGCGGACAACATCGCGACGTTCCGCTCGGTCGTCCGTGCGGTCGCCGCACAGAACGACCTGCACGCCACCTTCATGCCCAAGCCGATCGCGGAGATCAACGGCTCGGGGATGCACAGCCACATCTCGCTGTTCGACGAGGACGGCAACGCCTTCGCCGACGACTCCGACGAGTTCAACCTCTCCGAACTCGCCTACAAGTTCATGGGCGGCATCCTGAACCACGCCGAGGCGTTCGCCGCGGTCACCAACCCGACGGTGAACTCCTACAAACGGCTGGTCCCGGGCTACGAGGCGCCCGTCTACGTCGCCTGGTCGGACACGAACCGCTCGGCGCTCGTCCGCGTGCCCGACGCCGCGGGCACCAGCGCGCGCTTCGAGATCCGCAACCCCGACCCGTCGTGCAACCCCTACCTGGCGCTAGCGGCGGTTATCGGCGCGGGCCTGCACGGCATCGAGACCGACGCCGATCCCGGCGAGCCGGTCCGCGAGGACATCTACGAGTTCGACGACGAGAAACGCGAGGAGTACGGCATCACGACGCTGCCGCCGAACCTCGATCGCGCGGCCGACGCCCTCGAAAACGACGAAGTGATCACCGAGGCGCTCGGCGAGCACGTCACCGAGAAGTTCCTCCAGGCGAAACGCGCGAACTACGCCGACTACAAGACCCACGTCAGCAGCTGGGAGACCGAGCGCTACCTCGAGAAGTTCTGA
- a CDS encoding KH domain-containing protein, translating into MNHVKIPQDRIGAVIGAGGETLREIEERAEVRLDVDSENGSVRVESVGDPVTGLKGPEIVRAIGRGFPPEDALALLEDDAMLFDLIDIDAAARNKKDLQRKKGRLIGEGGRTREIMEELSGASVVIYGSTMGVIGQPEAVSMVREAAEMLLEGAPHGAAYSFLERKHNERKREELSYHRFSGGGSA; encoded by the coding sequence ATGAACCACGTGAAGATTCCGCAGGACCGCATCGGTGCGGTGATCGGTGCCGGCGGTGAGACGCTGCGCGAGATCGAGGAGCGCGCGGAGGTCCGCCTCGACGTCGACTCGGAGAACGGCTCGGTGCGCGTCGAGAGCGTCGGCGACCCCGTCACGGGGCTGAAGGGCCCCGAGATCGTCCGCGCGATCGGCCGCGGGTTCCCGCCCGAGGACGCCCTCGCGCTGCTCGAGGACGACGCGATGCTGTTCGACCTGATCGACATCGACGCCGCCGCCCGCAACAAGAAGGACCTCCAGCGGAAGAAGGGCCGCCTCATCGGCGAGGGCGGCCGGACCCGCGAGATCATGGAGGAGCTCTCGGGCGCGAGCGTCGTCATCTACGGCTCGACCATGGGCGTCATCGGCCAGCCCGAGGCGGTCTCGATGGTCCGCGAGGCCGCCGAGATGCTGCTCGAGGGCGCCCCCCACGGTGCGGCCTACTCCTTCCTCGAGCGCAAGCACAACGAACGAAAGCGCGAGGAGCTCAGCTACCACCGCTTCTCGGGCGGCGGGTCGGCGTAA
- the lrp gene encoding HTH-type transcriptional regulator Lrp: MTYENLDSKLVNALLDDGRASLRSLAEELDVSVTTISNHLSDLEEGGAITGYTPKVDYGMLGYDVTAILQLKVEGNALPDVTERLENHERMISVYEVTGDHDIIAVGKFTDTDEMNEGIKSLLVDPDIRESNTSVVLNAAVENRQFPLDLEEE, encoded by the coding sequence ATGACGTACGAAAACCTTGACTCGAAGTTAGTGAACGCGCTACTGGACGACGGACGGGCGAGCCTGCGAAGCCTCGCGGAGGAGCTCGACGTCTCCGTGACGACCATCTCGAACCACCTCTCGGACCTCGAGGAGGGGGGCGCGATCACCGGCTACACCCCGAAGGTCGACTACGGGATGCTCGGCTACGACGTGACCGCGATCCTCCAGCTCAAGGTCGAGGGTAACGCCCTGCCCGACGTAACCGAACGACTGGAGAACCACGAGCGGATGATCAGCGTCTACGAGGTCACCGGCGACCACGACATCATCGCCGTCGGCAAGTTCACCGACACCGACGAGATGAACGAGGGGATCAAGTCCCTGCTGGTCGACCCCGACATCCGCGAGTCCAACACCAGCGTCGTGCTCAACGCCGCCGTCGAGAACCGCCAGTTCCCCCTCGACCTCGAGGAGGAGTAG
- a CDS encoding DUF6293 family protein, producing MTDPPIAQRVQIVPLGFEYARLREPIMEWKADRVVLIGHVEDEGITYLEALREELAESDRIELDSRTCDVFDLYDALGAIAGAIADHPDDEVYVNLSAGSKITAIAGMIACMTAGATPIYARPDYGPEGRAIPDEPLHDAVAETFALPAYPIDRPSGTEVAYLAFLADADGEGEGRYRGASKKELIAFGEEEGFEFIARSNASTRKGLYRVLDTHVIDPLSERGYIRVEAVGRTKYVSLTEDGENALRAFAHAR from the coding sequence ATGACCGATCCACCGATCGCCCAGCGGGTCCAGATCGTACCGCTCGGTTTCGAGTACGCCCGCTTGCGCGAGCCGATCATGGAGTGGAAGGCCGATCGGGTGGTGCTGATCGGGCACGTCGAGGACGAGGGGATCACCTATCTCGAGGCGCTCCGCGAGGAACTGGCCGAAAGCGATCGGATCGAGCTCGACTCGCGGACCTGCGATGTCTTCGACCTGTACGACGCGCTCGGGGCCATCGCGGGCGCGATCGCCGACCATCCCGACGACGAGGTCTACGTCAACCTCTCGGCCGGCAGCAAGATCACCGCCATCGCGGGGATGATCGCCTGCATGACCGCCGGTGCGACGCCGATCTACGCCCGGCCCGACTACGGGCCCGAAGGGCGGGCGATACCCGACGAACCGCTCCACGACGCCGTCGCCGAGACGTTCGCGTTACCGGCCTATCCGATCGACCGGCCGTCCGGGACCGAGGTCGCCTATCTGGCCTTCCTCGCGGACGCCGACGGGGAGGGAGAGGGTCGGTATCGGGGCGCGAGCAAGAAGGAGCTGATCGCGTTCGGTGAGGAGGAGGGGTTCGAGTTCATCGCGCGCTCGAACGCGAGCACCCGAAAGGGGCTCTATCGCGTGCTCGACACCCACGTGATCGACCCGCTCTCCGAACGGGGCTACATTCGGGTCGAGGCGGTCGGTCGGACGAAGTACGTCTCGCTGACTGAAGACGGGGAAAACGCGCTGCGGGCGTTCGCACACGCCCGGTGA
- a CDS encoding ABC transporter ATP-binding protein, with the protein MAAEPEPLLSTDALRKEFGGLVATDDVSLTVSPGERRCLIGPNGAGKSTLVSLITGQLDPTAGSIRFAGEGIDGLSPHERVDRGLSVKFQVPSVYGEFSTRENLRLALQRRQSGEALKEAIDASLERFDLTEEAGIRADALSHGEKQRLEIAMASALDPALLLLDEPVAGLSVEETERIADLLIELNESAGVALLVIEHDMAFVRAIAERVTVLHQGSILTEGEMEAVANDPTVRDVYLGEEV; encoded by the coding sequence ATGGCCGCCGAACCCGAACCTCTCCTATCGACCGACGCGCTCCGAAAGGAGTTCGGCGGGCTGGTCGCGACCGACGACGTCTCGCTGACCGTCTCGCCCGGCGAGCGCCGCTGTCTGATCGGGCCGAACGGCGCGGGCAAGTCGACGCTGGTCTCGCTGATCACCGGCCAGCTCGACCCGACGGCGGGCTCGATCCGCTTCGCCGGCGAGGGGATCGATGGGCTCTCGCCCCACGAACGGGTCGATCGCGGCCTCAGCGTGAAGTTCCAGGTGCCGAGCGTCTACGGCGAGTTCAGTACGAGGGAAAACCTCCGGCTCGCGCTCCAGCGCCGGCAGTCGGGCGAGGCGCTCAAAGAGGCGATCGACGCATCGCTCGAGCGGTTCGATCTCACGGAGGAGGCGGGGATCCGGGCGGACGCGCTCTCCCATGGCGAGAAACAGCGCCTCGAGATCGCGATGGCGAGCGCGCTCGACCCCGCACTCTTGCTGCTCGACGAGCCCGTCGCGGGCCTCTCGGTCGAGGAGACCGAGCGGATCGCCGACCTGCTGATCGAGCTCAACGAGTCCGCGGGCGTCGCGCTGCTCGTCATCGAACACGACATGGCGTTCGTCCGTGCGATCGCCGAACGGGTGACCGTGCTCCATCAGGGGTCGATCCTCACCGAGGGCGAGATGGAGGCGGTCGCGAACGATCCGACCGTCCGGGACGTCTACCTGGGGGAGGAGGTCTGA
- the rio1 gene encoding serine/threonine-protein kinase Rio1 has product MSDIEGEFGLLDPEGADGVGDEWEEIDVSDTEEDRVARKRDREFNQFRKRIKDADQFKVEASVFDEATLLALYQLVHHGHLQAFGGPISTGKEANVYEAMGAEEQVAVKVYRINASDFKDMREYLIGDPRFEELGGDKKRVVLAWTRKEYANLERARKAGVRVPKPIAVERNVLVMEYIATDGERAKRLNEVEIENPETAFSVVREYMRRLNESGLIHGDLSEYNIVFDEGQLVFLDMGQAVTVHHPNSEAFLRRDCENVANFFARQGLETDADDLYAFVTGES; this is encoded by the coding sequence ATGAGCGACATCGAGGGCGAGTTCGGGCTGCTCGACCCGGAGGGTGCCGACGGGGTCGGCGACGAGTGGGAGGAGATCGACGTCTCGGACACCGAGGAGGACCGCGTCGCCAGGAAGCGCGACCGGGAGTTCAACCAGTTCAGAAAGCGCATCAAGGACGCCGACCAGTTCAAGGTCGAGGCGTCGGTGTTCGACGAGGCGACGCTGCTTGCGCTCTACCAGCTGGTCCATCACGGCCACCTCCAGGCGTTCGGCGGGCCGATCTCCACCGGAAAGGAGGCGAACGTCTACGAGGCGATGGGTGCCGAGGAGCAGGTCGCGGTGAAGGTCTACCGGATCAACGCCAGCGACTTCAAGGACATGCGCGAGTACCTCATCGGCGACCCGCGATTCGAGGAGCTCGGCGGCGACAAGAAGCGGGTCGTGCTCGCCTGGACCCGAAAGGAGTACGCGAACCTCGAACGCGCGCGGAAGGCGGGCGTTCGGGTGCCGAAGCCGATCGCCGTCGAGAGGAACGTACTAGTAATGGAGTACATCGCGACCGACGGCGAGCGCGCGAAACGGCTCAACGAGGTCGAGATCGAGAACCCCGAGACCGCCTTCAGCGTCGTCCGCGAGTACATGCGCCGGCTCAACGAATCGGGGCTGATCCACGGCGACCTCTCGGAGTACAACATCGTCTTCGACGAGGGCCAGCTGGTCTTCCTCGACATGGGCCAAGCCGTCACCGTTCATCACCCCAACTCCGAGGCGTTCCTCCGGCGCGATTGTGAAAACGTCGCGAACTTCTTCGCCCGTCAGGGGCTCGAGACCGACGCCGACGACCTCTACGCCTTCGTTACCGGCGAGTCGTAG
- a CDS encoding DMT family transporter, producing MELLRARLEALLVTVLWSSSYVLIAIGLETIPSLTFAGLRYGLATLVLVPLLLVRGRHHEIRRLSAREWGRFALLGVLLYALTQGAQFAALVVLRAATVSLVLSATPLLVALSARALGESITPRQWVAIGLVTAGAVAYFGPRTLPNAQVVGLAIMAIGLLANAGGALVGRAVNASRAHPPLVVTVCSMAIGAALLLATGLAVQGLPALAPVEWAIVAWLAVVNTAFAFTLWNRTLRELSATEASLINNTMLVQVALLGWLALDESLVGIEVAGLLIVLAGTLLFQLAEQY from the coding sequence ATGGAACTCCTGCGTGCTCGGCTCGAAGCCCTCCTCGTGACGGTCCTCTGGTCGAGTTCGTACGTCCTGATCGCGATCGGCCTCGAGACCATCCCCTCGCTTACCTTCGCCGGCCTGCGCTACGGGCTCGCGACGCTCGTGCTCGTCCCCCTCCTCCTCGTTCGGGGCCGTCACCACGAGATCCGTCGGCTCTCGGCGCGCGAATGGGGTCGGTTCGCGCTGCTGGGCGTCCTCCTCTATGCACTCACCCAGGGCGCGCAGTTCGCCGCGCTAGTGGTGCTGCGGGCGGCGACCGTGAGCCTCGTCCTGAGCGCGACCCCGCTGCTCGTGGCGCTCTCGGCCCGTGCTCTCGGCGAGTCGATCACCCCCCGACAGTGGGTCGCGATCGGCCTCGTGACCGCCGGGGCCGTGGCCTACTTCGGGCCCAGGACCCTCCCGAACGCGCAGGTCGTCGGGCTCGCGATCATGGCGATCGGCCTGCTCGCGAACGCGGGCGGCGCGCTCGTCGGCCGGGCCGTCAACGCCTCGCGGGCCCACCCGCCCCTGGTGGTCACCGTCTGTAGTATGGCGATCGGCGCAGCCCTCCTGCTCGCGACCGGCCTCGCGGTCCAGGGACTGCCCGCGCTCGCGCCGGTCGAGTGGGCGATCGTCGCCTGGCTCGCGGTCGTCAACACGGCGTTCGCCTTCACGCTCTGGAACCGCACCCTCAGGGAGCTCTCGGCGACCGAAGCGAGCCTCATCAACAACACGATGCTCGTTCAGGTCGCGCTGCTGGGCTGGCTCGCGCTCGACGAGTCGCTCGTGGGGATCGAAGTCGCAGGCCTTCTGATCGTGCTCGCGGGAACGCTCCTCTTTCAGCTCGCGGAACAGTACTGA